Proteins encoded by one window of Fischerella sp. PCC 9605:
- a CDS encoding response regulator encodes MIKVLLVDDQNLIRQGLKALLELEQDLEVIGEAENGEIAISLIEQLYPDVVLMDIRMPVMDGVAATREIQKRFPGIKVLVLTTFDDDEYVKAALQNGAMGYLLKDTPSEELAVAIRAVHKGYTQLGPGIVKKLLTQFPPFAANNSPPLPPSLAELTPREKDVLRLIATGATNKEIAQQLYISEGTVKNHVTNILNRLNLRDRTQAAIFANSFLSYLN; translated from the coding sequence ATGATCAAAGTATTGCTTGTGGATGACCAAAATTTAATTCGTCAAGGGTTAAAAGCTTTATTAGAACTAGAACAGGATTTAGAAGTTATCGGAGAAGCAGAAAATGGTGAAATCGCAATTAGTTTGATTGAACAATTATATCCAGATGTGGTATTAATGGATATTAGAATGCCAGTCATGGACGGAGTTGCAGCCACACGAGAAATTCAAAAGCGTTTTCCTGGAATCAAAGTTTTAGTGCTAACAACTTTTGATGATGATGAATATGTAAAAGCCGCATTGCAGAATGGAGCAATGGGCTATTTACTCAAAGATACTCCTTCAGAAGAATTAGCTGTTGCTATCCGCGCTGTTCACAAAGGATATACTCAATTAGGCCCGGGAATAGTTAAAAAGCTTTTGACTCAATTTCCCCCATTTGCAGCAAATAATTCCCCACCTCTACCTCCTAGCTTGGCTGAACTTACTCCTAGAGAAAAAGATGTTTTGCGGCTAATCGCTACTGGTGCTACTAATAAAGAAATTGCTCAGCAACTTTATATTTCTGAGGGAACAGTCAAGAATCATGTTACTAATATTTTAAATCGCTTAAATTTGCGCGATCGCACCCAAGCAGCGATTTTTGCAAATTCATTTTTGTCTTATCTGAATTAG
- a CDS encoding sensor histidine kinase, with product MSRPITIQNHPFRFLLYLEWILMGCAALIAFIPSPLQRFPTKFPELIICSFTVFGLMGLRLPTSNKFTKVIYTAIEIFLIIITTFFGGRAARLFPFLYVILVTRSCLIFQIQGRVIITFLSFVLFLLTLKRRFDRLPLTPAAQERFLFINFSFGVMFGLALLFVLLLMNTVLSERQSREELAIANKKLSQYALRIENHATLEERNRIAREIHDSLGHSLTALNLQLETALKLWQTNPEKAQTFLARAKELGSKSLQDVRQSVSAMRSHPLQEQSLEQAIAVLAENMHRATGVLPICEITLSRPIPPEISTPVYRIIQESFTNIYKHAQATEVKLELATNKDLKLIVQDNGKGFDLGQNTTGFGLQSMRDRTLALGGKFQIHSTPGSGCKIIVDIPLPR from the coding sequence GTGAGCCGTCCAATTACAATTCAAAATCATCCTTTTCGGTTTCTGCTTTATTTAGAGTGGATCTTAATGGGGTGTGCAGCTTTGATTGCCTTCATACCATCTCCTTTACAGCGTTTTCCTACTAAATTTCCCGAATTAATAATTTGTAGTTTCACGGTTTTTGGTTTAATGGGCTTAAGATTGCCCACTAGTAATAAATTCACTAAAGTAATTTACACAGCAATTGAAATTTTTTTGATTATTATCACTACATTTTTTGGAGGTAGAGCTGCAAGACTATTTCCATTTTTATACGTTATTTTAGTAACTCGTAGTTGCTTAATTTTTCAGATTCAAGGGCGTGTAATAATTACCTTTTTATCCTTCGTCTTGTTTTTATTAACATTGAAGCGAAGATTTGATCGTTTACCATTAACTCCAGCTGCACAAGAACGTTTTTTGTTTATCAATTTTAGCTTTGGAGTCATGTTCGGATTAGCTTTACTATTTGTATTGCTATTGATGAATACAGTTTTATCTGAACGCCAGAGCCGAGAAGAATTAGCAATTGCCAATAAAAAACTCAGTCAATATGCTTTGCGAATAGAGAATCACGCTACTTTAGAAGAACGCAATCGTATTGCTAGGGAAATACACGATTCATTAGGACATTCTCTCACTGCTTTGAATCTGCAATTAGAGACTGCTTTAAAGCTGTGGCAAACAAATCCAGAAAAAGCTCAAACATTCCTAGCAAGAGCAAAAGAACTGGGTTCTAAGTCTCTACAAGATGTACGGCAATCTGTTTCTGCCATGCGCTCTCATCCCTTGCAAGAACAATCCTTAGAACAAGCAATAGCAGTACTTGCAGAAAATATGCATCGTGCAACTGGAGTTTTACCAATTTGTGAAATTACCCTATCTCGTCCCATCCCTCCTGAAATTAGTACTCCTGTCTACCGAATTATTCAAGAATCATTTACAAACATTTATAAACACGCTCAAGCTACAGAAGTGAAACTAGAACTGGCTACAAATAAAGATTTAAAATTGATAGTTCAAGATAATGGTAAAGGTTTTGATTTAGGACAAAATACCACTGGGTTTGGACTGCAAAGTATGCGCGATCGCACTTTAGCATTAGGAGGAAAATTTCAGATTCATAGCACTCCTGGTTCTGGTTGCAAAATTATAGTTGATATCCCTTTACCGAGGTGA